Proteins encoded together in one Rossellomorea sp. y25 window:
- the hisG gene encoding ATP phosphoribosyltransferase: MSSLTIAMPKGRIFEEAVELLRKADYNLPPEFDDSRKLIIEVPQEDLRFILAKPMDVPTYVEHGVADLGIAGKDVMLEEERDVYELLDLRISGCYLAVAGLPNTKMSDVAPKIATKYPNVASSYFREQGEQVEIIKLNGSIELAPLIGLADRIVDIVSTGRTLKENGLVEYETIVDITSRLIVNPVSYRMKDEKIEDLVTRLTRIIG, from the coding sequence ATGAGTTCATTAACCATTGCCATGCCTAAAGGCAGGATATTTGAAGAAGCAGTAGAACTATTAAGGAAGGCAGATTACAATCTGCCGCCTGAATTCGATGATTCGAGAAAGCTGATTATCGAAGTTCCCCAGGAAGATTTACGGTTCATCCTGGCGAAGCCGATGGATGTTCCGACATATGTAGAGCATGGAGTCGCTGATTTAGGGATTGCCGGGAAGGACGTTATGCTCGAAGAAGAACGGGACGTATACGAGCTGTTGGACTTACGGATCAGCGGCTGTTATCTGGCGGTAGCAGGACTCCCGAATACAAAGATGAGTGATGTGGCACCGAAAATCGCCACAAAATATCCGAATGTCGCATCTTCCTATTTCCGGGAGCAGGGAGAGCAAGTGGAAATCATTAAACTCAACGGTTCCATTGAGCTCGCTCCTTTGATCGGCCTCGCTGATCGCATCGTCGATATCGTCTCGACGGGAAGAACCCTGAAGGAAAATGGACTGGTGGAATACGAAACCATCGTCGACATCACCTCGCGACTCATCGTCAATCCCGTCAGCTACCGTATGAAAGACGAAAAAATCGAAGACCTCGTCACCCGGCTGACACGCATCATCGGTTAA
- a CDS encoding ATP phosphoribosyltransferase regulatory subunit: MTKLFMFEKPLGMRDTFPDLYEIKDQTKNKMEQAMKLWGYKFIETPSLEYYETVGEASAILDQQLFKLLDQQGHTLVLRPDMTAPIARIAASKLLKDEAPLRLAYSNSVFRAQQREGGRPAEFEQVGIECIGDDSVSADAEVIALMVSVLKEAGLENFKISIGHIGFVQELFTQIVGTEERANTLRRYLYEKNYVGYRQHVNELALSSIDKQRLFRFLQLRGSENVIGEAHSLLEGEKGLNALKQLKDLWSILKDYEVEQYVKFDLSLVSHMSYYSGILFEVYGENVGFAIGNGGRYNKLLEKFGKNSGATGFGLRLDYVLEAMQVQLSSTLQQCVLFSDERRKEAIRLAHELRSEGIEVVLQNWKGVGDVDEFTKGFSNVHFVVGQDPKGGETS, encoded by the coding sequence ATGACTAAGTTATTTATGTTCGAGAAGCCATTGGGAATGAGAGATACATTTCCTGATTTATACGAAATCAAAGATCAGACGAAGAATAAAATGGAACAAGCGATGAAGCTCTGGGGTTACAAATTTATTGAAACTCCAAGCCTTGAATATTATGAAACGGTTGGTGAGGCATCTGCCATCTTGGATCAACAGCTATTCAAACTCCTGGATCAGCAGGGGCATACCCTCGTGTTAAGACCTGATATGACAGCGCCGATCGCCCGGATTGCCGCATCAAAATTGTTGAAAGATGAGGCACCGCTGCGACTGGCCTACTCAAATTCAGTATTTAGAGCACAACAGCGGGAAGGCGGACGTCCGGCCGAGTTTGAGCAGGTCGGAATCGAATGCATCGGCGACGACTCAGTCAGCGCCGACGCTGAAGTGATTGCGTTAATGGTATCGGTCCTAAAAGAAGCTGGATTGGAAAACTTCAAAATTTCAATCGGGCATATTGGATTTGTTCAAGAGCTGTTCACTCAGATCGTTGGGACAGAAGAGCGTGCGAATACGTTAAGAAGATACTTATATGAGAAAAATTATGTTGGATATCGCCAGCATGTCAATGAGCTCGCGCTTTCGTCCATCGATAAGCAGCGACTATTCCGTTTTCTTCAATTGCGTGGATCTGAAAATGTGATAGGAGAAGCGCATTCCCTTTTAGAGGGGGAAAAAGGGCTTAACGCTCTCAAACAGCTAAAAGACCTATGGAGTATTTTAAAAGATTATGAAGTGGAGCAATATGTGAAGTTCGACTTGAGTCTGGTGAGCCACATGAGTTATTATTCCGGGATATTATTTGAAGTGTACGGAGAAAATGTAGGGTTTGCGATCGGAAATGGGGGCCGCTACAATAAACTGCTTGAAAAGTTCGGGAAAAATTCAGGTGCGACAGGATTTGGGCTGCGTCTTGATTATGTGCTGGAAGCTATGCAGGTTCAGTTATCCTCAACCCTTCAGCAATGTGTGCTATTCAGTGATGAACGCAGGAAAGAAGCGATCCGTTTGGCTCATGAGCTGAGAAGTGAAGGAATCGAGGTTGTTCTTCAGAACTGGAAGGGCGTAGGAGACGTGGATGAGTTTACGAAGGGCTTCAGCAATGTACACTTCGTTGTGGGGCAGGACCCGAAAGGCGGTGAAACATCATGA
- a CDS encoding acyltransferase: MRRTTRYPVEGANSLWHVYKTVPFGKVVKNFIVIQLARYTPFLGMKNWLYKTFLRMKIGEHTSFALMVMLDVMFPEKISVGRNTVIGYNTTILAHEYLIKEYRLGDVEIGSEVMIGANTTILPGVQIGDGAIVSAGTLVHKDVPAGAFVGGNPMRIIYTKDELAERWREDAIYGLKREE, translated from the coding sequence ATGAGACGAACGACCCGCTACCCTGTAGAAGGAGCAAATTCTCTCTGGCATGTTTACAAAACCGTTCCTTTCGGGAAGGTCGTCAAAAATTTCATCGTGATTCAACTGGCAAGGTACACACCCTTTTTGGGGATGAAAAACTGGTTGTATAAGACGTTTTTGAGGATGAAGATCGGTGAACATACGTCATTTGCCCTCATGGTGATGCTTGACGTGATGTTTCCGGAGAAAATATCGGTCGGGCGTAATACGGTCATCGGGTACAATACGACGATCCTCGCCCACGAATACCTGATCAAGGAATACCGATTAGGTGATGTGGAAATCGGATCGGAAGTGATGATCGGGGCCAACACCACGATATTACCGGGTGTTCAGATTGGCGACGGAGCCATCGTATCGGCAGGAACTCTAGTACATAAAGATGTCCCGGCAGGCGCATTCGTCGGTGGAAATCCCATGAGGATCATCTATACCAAAGACGAACTTGCCGAACGCTGGCGAGAAGATGCCATCTACGGATTGAAAAGAGAAGAATAA
- the ppaX gene encoding pyrophosphatase PpaX — protein MSRITTILFDLDGTLINTNDLIISSFLHTLNHYYPGQYGEKDVHPFMGPPLEESFGGLDPDRVEEMCAHYRAYNHEHHDALVTEFEGVYETVQALYENGYKLAIVSTKVRDVVLKGLDLMNLRPFFEVIITLDEVENAKPHPEPIEKALVTLGSSPEEAIMIGDNHHDILAGKNAGVLSAGVAWSAKGREHLALYEPDFMLDNMKDLLPIVGVPTA, from the coding sequence ATGAGCAGGATTACAACAATATTATTTGACCTAGACGGAACATTGATCAATACCAATGATTTAATTATTTCTTCCTTTTTGCACACATTGAATCATTATTATCCAGGACAGTACGGGGAAAAGGACGTTCATCCTTTTATGGGGCCACCATTGGAAGAATCATTTGGAGGGTTGGATCCCGATCGTGTGGAAGAGATGTGTGCCCACTACCGTGCTTATAATCATGAGCATCATGACGCACTAGTGACTGAGTTTGAAGGGGTGTATGAAACCGTTCAAGCCCTCTATGAAAATGGATATAAATTAGCGATTGTCTCAACGAAAGTCCGTGATGTTGTTTTAAAAGGGCTGGACCTTATGAATCTTCGTCCCTTCTTTGAAGTCATCATCACCCTGGACGAAGTAGAGAACGCGAAGCCTCATCCTGAACCGATTGAGAAAGCTCTCGTGACATTGGGGTCCTCGCCTGAAGAAGCAATCATGATCGGGGACAATCACCACGACATTTTAGCCGGGAAAAATGCAGGAGTGCTTTCGGCAGGTGTCGCGTGGAGTGCAAAGGGAAGAGAGCATCTGGCTCTCTACGAACCGGACTTCATGCTGGATAATATGAAAGACTTATTACCGATTGTTGGAGTTCCTACTGCATGA
- a CDS encoding nucleoside recognition domain-containing protein, with product MWMSSLKNGGLVGLKTTWSLGKVIFPITLIVFLLQYTPVLPWVMEKISPFMKLLGLSGDAAIPLVLGNFLNLYAGIGGILSLDLTVKEVFIIAVMLSFSHNLFIESTVAAKVGVKIWLIVAVRIGLALLSAVVINLVWKGGTDIAKYGMMPPQQAEPDGWGEIILLGIEKAGFGVLQLALIVIPLMMIIQVMKDLKWMDVFSRWMSPATRALGMNANTSSTMVAGLVIGLAYGAGVMIQAVKEDGVSKKDVTIAFIFLVSCHAVVEDTLIFIPLGIPVLPLLIIRLVTAILLTMAVSYIWNRVDAKKEKERHYEQDYNNII from the coding sequence ATGTGGATGTCATCATTGAAAAATGGCGGCCTCGTAGGATTGAAAACCACTTGGTCATTAGGGAAGGTCATCTTTCCAATCACGCTGATTGTGTTTTTGCTTCAATACACGCCTGTCCTTCCGTGGGTCATGGAGAAAATCTCTCCTTTTATGAAGCTCCTCGGTCTTTCAGGTGATGCGGCCATTCCTCTTGTATTAGGGAATTTCCTTAACTTGTATGCAGGTATCGGGGGAATCCTATCCCTTGATTTAACGGTAAAAGAAGTATTCATCATTGCGGTGATGCTCTCCTTCTCTCATAATTTGTTCATTGAATCAACGGTAGCTGCAAAAGTGGGCGTGAAGATCTGGCTGATTGTGGCGGTAAGGATCGGATTGGCTCTGCTGTCTGCTGTTGTGATCAACCTTGTTTGGAAAGGTGGAACTGATATCGCCAAGTACGGAATGATGCCTCCTCAGCAAGCCGAGCCGGATGGATGGGGAGAAATCATTCTCCTGGGAATTGAGAAAGCAGGGTTTGGTGTCCTGCAATTAGCTCTTATCGTCATTCCTCTTATGATGATTATTCAAGTGATGAAAGATTTGAAATGGATGGATGTTTTTTCACGCTGGATGTCCCCTGCCACCCGGGCACTTGGCATGAATGCAAATACTTCATCCACGATGGTAGCGGGACTCGTCATCGGGCTGGCATATGGAGCAGGAGTCATGATTCAGGCAGTAAAAGAAGATGGCGTGAGTAAGAAGGATGTCACGATTGCCTTCATCTTTTTAGTCTCATGTCACGCAGTGGTGGAGGATACGTTAATCTTTATCCCACTCGGGATCCCTGTCCTGCCCCTTCTGATCATCAGGCTGGTCACTGCGATTTTGTTAACGATGGCGGTTTCCTACATTTGGAACAGGGTAGATGCAAAGAAAGAAAAGGAGAGACATTATGAGCAGGATTACAACAATATTATTTGA
- the lgt gene encoding prolipoprotein diacylglyceryl transferase, with translation MNENITPIDPIAISLGPIQVHWYGVIIGLGIALGLYLVIRESKRLGLHPDTFIDLLVWAIPIAIICARAYYVIFEWNDYYADHPGDIIKVWNGGIAIHGALIGSVLTTIVFAKIKGLPFWKLVDIAAPSIILGQAIGRWGNFVNQEAHGGEVSRAFLENLMLPDFIINQMYINGAYYHPTFLYESLWSFAGLILLLVMRRKASSLRRGELFLTYVVWYSIGRFFVEGLRTDSLMLGPLRFAQVISIVLIIGSLVLFFYRRKAGLAKKAYDEKTDSVNA, from the coding sequence ATGAACGAGAACATTACGCCAATCGATCCCATTGCCATTTCTCTTGGGCCGATCCAAGTACACTGGTACGGTGTCATTATCGGGCTTGGGATCGCATTAGGACTCTATTTAGTCATTCGTGAGAGCAAAAGATTGGGTCTTCATCCCGATACATTCATCGATTTGCTCGTTTGGGCAATTCCTATCGCTATCATTTGTGCACGTGCTTATTATGTCATCTTTGAATGGAATGATTATTATGCCGATCACCCCGGGGATATCATTAAAGTGTGGAATGGTGGAATCGCCATTCATGGCGCATTGATCGGATCGGTTCTTACCACCATTGTTTTTGCCAAAATAAAGGGGCTGCCATTCTGGAAGCTTGTTGATATTGCGGCACCGAGTATTATTTTAGGTCAGGCAATCGGACGCTGGGGCAATTTTGTTAACCAGGAGGCTCATGGTGGAGAAGTGTCCCGTGCGTTTCTTGAAAACCTGATGCTGCCTGATTTCATTATCAATCAAATGTACATTAATGGAGCATATTATCATCCTACATTCTTATATGAGTCTCTTTGGAGTTTCGCAGGCCTGATCCTACTTCTTGTCATGAGAAGGAAAGCAAGCAGCCTCCGTCGTGGGGAACTTTTCCTTACGTATGTGGTTTGGTACTCCATCGGGCGATTCTTTGTCGAGGGATTGAGAACGGATAGTCTGATGCTGGGACCTTTACGCTTTGCTCAAGTGATATCCATTGTTCTTATTATTGGATCTCTTGTATTGTTCTTTTACAGAAGAAAAGCAGGCCTTGCGAAAAAGGCATACGATGAGAAAACGGATAGCGTAAACGCTTAA
- the hprK gene encoding HPr(Ser) kinase/phosphatase, with the protein MAKVRTKDIVDKFKLELVGGEEGLHRPITTSDISRPGLEMAGYFNYYPAERIQLLGKTELSFLDLLDDTERKRRMEALCTDITPGIIISRDLEIPPELVEASNRYDVPVMRSSMKTTRFSSRLTNYLESKLAPTTAIHGVLVDIYGVGVLITGKSGVGKSETALELVKRGHRLVADDCVEIRQEDMDTLIGSSPELIEHLLEIRGLGIINVMTLFGAGAVRNYKRITLCINLELWDKAKQYDRLGLDEEKMRIIDTDITKLTVPVRPGRNLAVIIEVAAMNFRLKRMGVNAAEQFTSRLSDVIEDGENEDI; encoded by the coding sequence GTGGCAAAAGTTCGCACTAAAGATATCGTCGATAAGTTTAAATTAGAGCTTGTCGGTGGAGAAGAAGGTTTACATAGACCGATCACAACAAGTGATATTTCCCGTCCGGGATTAGAGATGGCCGGTTATTTCAACTACTATCCCGCAGAGCGTATCCAATTATTGGGAAAAACCGAGTTATCTTTCCTGGATTTGCTGGATGATACAGAACGTAAGCGCCGAATGGAAGCTCTTTGTACAGATATCACGCCTGGTATCATCATCTCCAGAGACCTGGAAATCCCGCCTGAGCTAGTGGAGGCATCGAATCGATATGATGTTCCTGTCATGCGTTCTTCAATGAAAACAACACGATTCTCTTCGAGGCTCACAAATTATTTGGAAAGTAAGCTTGCTCCTACAACGGCCATCCACGGTGTATTGGTGGATATCTATGGAGTCGGAGTATTGATCACCGGAAAAAGCGGTGTTGGTAAAAGTGAAACAGCTCTGGAACTTGTGAAGAGAGGACACCGGCTTGTAGCAGATGATTGCGTAGAAATCCGTCAAGAAGACATGGATACGTTAATCGGCAGCTCTCCTGAGTTAATTGAACATCTGTTGGAAATCCGCGGCTTGGGCATCATCAATGTGATGACGTTATTCGGAGCAGGAGCTGTGCGCAATTATAAGCGCATCACACTTTGTATTAATCTCGAGCTATGGGATAAAGCGAAGCAGTACGACCGACTTGGTCTGGATGAAGAAAAAATGAGAATCATCGATACAGATATTACCAAACTAACCGTACCTGTTCGTCCTGGACGAAATCTTGCGGTTATCATTGAAGTCGCTGCCATGAACTTCCGTCTGAAACGTATGGGTGTAAATGCAGCAGAGCAATTTACAAGCCGTCTGTCTGATGTGATTGAAGATGGAGAGAATGAAGATATCTGA
- a CDS encoding N-acetylmuramoyl-L-alanine amidase → MLDAGHGYETPGKRTPDGMREYEFNRDVAAFCRNELAKYDVEVYYSHSDSKDIPLQLRTDRANNLKVDVFVSIHANAFGSGGWNDASGIETYAYITQPSKSTALAREIQSHLVASTQRRDRGVKFANFHVLRETDMPSVLIECGFMTNREEAALLRTRTYRQICGKAIAKALVAFYQLKSKEHTSLYKVQLGAFSNEENALQLANHLKKAGFAPYIYIESK, encoded by the coding sequence ATGTTGGATGCCGGGCATGGTTATGAGACTCCGGGGAAGAGGACACCGGATGGAATGAGAGAGTATGAATTTAACAGGGATGTCGCAGCATTTTGCAGAAATGAGTTGGCAAAATATGATGTGGAAGTTTACTATTCTCACTCAGATTCAAAGGATATCCCCTTACAATTGAGAACGGATCGAGCAAACAACCTAAAGGTGGATGTATTTGTATCGATTCACGCAAATGCGTTTGGTTCAGGAGGCTGGAACGATGCATCGGGCATTGAAACGTATGCCTACATTACACAGCCTTCCAAAAGTACTGCCTTGGCAAGAGAGATTCAATCTCACTTGGTCGCCTCTACCCAAAGACGGGATCGCGGTGTAAAGTTTGCCAACTTTCATGTACTAAGGGAAACGGACATGCCCTCTGTTTTAATTGAATGCGGGTTTATGACAAACCGTGAAGAAGCAGCCCTGTTAAGAACCAGAACCTACCGTCAAATATGTGGAAAAGCCATCGCCAAAGCCCTTGTTGCCTTCTACCAATTGAAGTCTAAAGAGCACACCTCCCTTTACAAAGTTCAGTTAGGAGCATTTTCAAACGAAGAAAATGCCCTTCAACTGGCAAACCATCTAAAAAAAGCAGGATTCGCTCCTTATATTTATATAGAATCAAAGTAA
- a CDS encoding phage holin family protein — MRWIIGILINAVIFIALAGFFEGFEVSGIGAAIGASFILSILNVLVKPILIILTLPVTILSLGLFLFVINAITLLLTDGLMGSGFEISGFGMAFLASIILSLANLVIQKTVLEPMKEK, encoded by the coding sequence ATGAGATGGATTATAGGAATTTTAATCAATGCAGTAATCTTTATTGCATTAGCAGGTTTTTTCGAGGGGTTCGAAGTGTCCGGCATAGGCGCTGCTATAGGAGCGAGCTTTATCCTGTCGATCCTGAATGTTCTTGTGAAGCCCATTTTGATCATCCTGACTTTGCCGGTTACGATTTTGTCACTGGGACTGTTTCTCTTCGTCATTAATGCCATCACGTTACTCCTGACAGATGGTTTGATGGGAAGCGGCTTTGAGATATCCGGCTTTGGCATGGCTTTTCTGGCATCGATCATTTTGTCTCTTGCCAATCTGGTGATTCAAAAAACGGTCCTTGAACCTATGAAAGAGAAGTAA
- a CDS encoding PspC domain-containing protein: protein MKKQLARSRSNRKLSGVIGGLSRYVGIDATILRVIFIILLIPTGFFPLVVVYALLAFVLPHEEEAIR, encoded by the coding sequence ATGAAAAAACAATTAGCACGATCAAGGTCAAACAGAAAGCTTTCTGGGGTGATTGGGGGATTGTCCCGTTATGTGGGAATCGATGCTACGATTCTAAGGGTGATTTTCATCATCCTTCTCATTCCGACGGGATTCTTTCCTCTGGTCGTCGTATACGCTTTATTAGCCTTCGTGCTGCCACATGAGGAGGAAGCCATCAGATAA
- a CDS encoding DUF4097 domain-containing protein: MNEERKRILDMLENGTISAQEAVALLEALDQKPNTSKAKEKDFLDEFVSIFQDEKKGEKDHSSHSGNPKDKLLDFMNSALNKIKNFDFDFQWNQSVELSHVYQQPNTHFEKIDIDVANGKVELIPWDGEEVRVECEAKVFRTENHEEARKQFMENTSFAVDGDTLYYSTQLKWMKVDSKLYIPKHQYKRVSVRLFNGGLKAENLEVQDLRAKAANGKIHIDHLTTKKAEVETSNGAISIMNAKADHIEAESINGKVHVEGDISYSDVQSLNGNIVCALTGEKADTLHAKTVTGNIDLLVPENINISGEAKSNFGSFKLELQGIDVLEEKNEVVQKSIRFSRKTNSLDKLHLFAETKAGSVLIKKHEQKNVNKDNA, from the coding sequence ATGAATGAAGAACGGAAACGCATTTTGGATATGTTGGAAAATGGGACGATTTCGGCACAGGAAGCAGTGGCGTTATTGGAAGCACTTGATCAAAAGCCGAATACATCTAAGGCAAAAGAGAAGGATTTCCTTGATGAGTTTGTATCCATCTTTCAAGATGAGAAAAAGGGTGAAAAAGATCACTCGTCCCATTCGGGGAATCCGAAAGATAAGCTCCTTGATTTCATGAATTCGGCGTTAAACAAAATCAAAAATTTCGACTTCGACTTTCAATGGAATCAATCGGTTGAATTATCTCATGTTTACCAGCAGCCCAATACTCATTTTGAGAAAATTGATATAGATGTGGCCAATGGGAAGGTTGAGCTTATTCCGTGGGACGGTGAGGAAGTCCGTGTGGAATGCGAGGCCAAGGTTTTTCGTACGGAAAATCACGAAGAGGCGAGAAAGCAGTTCATGGAGAATACATCCTTTGCCGTCGACGGGGATACGCTGTATTACTCGACGCAATTAAAGTGGATGAAAGTGGATTCTAAGCTATACATTCCAAAGCATCAATATAAGAGGGTTTCTGTCCGTTTATTCAATGGAGGTTTAAAAGCCGAGAATTTAGAGGTCCAGGATCTTCGTGCCAAGGCGGCGAATGGGAAGATTCATATCGACCATCTGACGACGAAGAAAGCCGAGGTCGAAACCTCCAATGGTGCGATTTCCATCATGAATGCGAAAGCAGACCATATTGAAGCGGAATCCATTAACGGCAAGGTGCATGTTGAAGGAGACATCTCTTATTCAGATGTGCAGTCCCTCAATGGAAACATCGTTTGTGCCTTAACGGGGGAAAAAGCGGATACACTCCACGCAAAGACGGTAACGGGTAACATCGATTTACTCGTACCTGAGAACATCAACATTTCCGGGGAGGCAAAATCAAACTTCGGTAGTTTTAAGCTTGAGTTGCAGGGTATTGATGTACTAGAAGAAAAAAACGAAGTGGTCCAAAAGTCGATTCGTTTCAGTCGCAAAACCAACTCGTTAGATAAGCTTCATCTTTTTGCAGAAACAAAAGCAGGATCTGTCCTCATAAAAAAGCATGAACAGAAGAATGTTAATAAGGACAACGCATAA
- a CDS encoding DUF4870 domain-containing protein, which produces METNKVLSALCYFSIFFAGFLFPLIVYFVSDNPYVKKDAKAAFLSHLLPVVAVPLVIAGLFLDMGVFASGAGLPIFTVIMIGLAILLSVVVVIWNVYKGIKVLL; this is translated from the coding sequence ATGGAGACCAATAAGGTATTATCCGCCCTGTGCTATTTCAGTATATTTTTTGCAGGCTTCCTTTTTCCGCTGATCGTTTATTTTGTATCAGATAATCCTTATGTGAAAAAGGACGCAAAAGCAGCCTTTTTATCTCACTTATTACCGGTCGTTGCGGTTCCCCTTGTCATTGCAGGCTTGTTTTTGGATATGGGGGTTTTCGCCAGTGGTGCGGGATTGCCGATATTCACCGTCATCATGATCGGTTTAGCCATATTACTTAGTGTTGTCGTAGTCATTTGGAACGTGTATAAGGGCATCAAAGTACTTTTATAA